A section of the Oncorhynchus tshawytscha isolate Ot180627B linkage group LG09, Otsh_v2.0, whole genome shotgun sequence genome encodes:
- the LOC112214653 gene encoding transmembrane protein 88 isoform X1, with product MSVIGTLEKGAHHQALELSEELSPLNHHHLQHSNSLASSAPVGTPSGVVVPPPYSAAESGGGGSDAPLELRGSLDCWACSVLVTAQNLVIAGINACLAGLVFGLILIPAIAMVVFGFLCHSTVRPHGTSRYCSDLLNDGGCVALLVVGFLLVTPLLVLALAAYCRLARHLQLGLCFIPYSRAIYKNLPATQHPGLGGGCCGGSGAGGEGEGKGKVWV from the exons ATGAGTGTGATCGGTACACTGGAGAAGGGGGCCCACCACCAGGCTCTGGAGCTCTCCGAGGAGCTCTCTcccctcaaccaccaccacctccagcaCTCCAACTCTCTGGCCTCCAGCGCTCCTGTGGGGACCCCCTCCGGCGTGGTGGTGCCTCCCCCGTACTCTGCAGCTGAGAGTGGGGGAGGTGGTAGTGACGCTCCCCTGGAGCTCCGAGGCTCTCTGGACTGCTGGGCGTGCTCAGTGCTGGTGACGGCCCAGAACCTGGTCATCGCTGGGATCAATGCCTGCCTGGCCGGACTGGTGTTCGGACTCATCCTCATCCCCGCCATCGCCATGGTGGTGTTCGGGTTCCTCTGTCATTCTACG gtgcgCCCTCATGGGACGTCGCGCTACTGCTCGGACCTGCTGAATGACGGTGGCTGTGTGGCCCTCCTGGTTGTGGGTTTCCTCCTGGTTACACCCCTCCTGGTCCTGGCTCTGGCCGCCTACTGCCGCCTGGCCCGCCACCTCCAGCTGGGGCTCTGCTTTATACCATACTCCAGGGCTATCTACAAGAACCTGCCCGCCACACAGCACCCTGGCCTGGGAGGGGGCTGCTGTGGAGGCAGTGGcgctggaggggagggagaagggaagggtaAGGTCTGGGtgtga
- the LOC112214653 gene encoding transmembrane protein 88 isoform X2, giving the protein MSVIGTLEKGAHHQALELSEELSPLNHHHLQHSNSLASSAPVGTPSGVVVPPPYSAAESGGGGSDAPLELRGSLDCWACSVLVTAQNLVIAGINACLAGLVFGLILIPAIAMVVFGFLCHSTVRPHGTSRYCSDLLNDGGCVALLVVGFLLVTPLLVLALAAYCRLARHLQLGLCFIPYSRAIYKNLPATQHPGLGGGCCGGSGAGGEGEGKG; this is encoded by the exons ATGAGTGTGATCGGTACACTGGAGAAGGGGGCCCACCACCAGGCTCTGGAGCTCTCCGAGGAGCTCTCTcccctcaaccaccaccacctccagcaCTCCAACTCTCTGGCCTCCAGCGCTCCTGTGGGGACCCCCTCCGGCGTGGTGGTGCCTCCCCCGTACTCTGCAGCTGAGAGTGGGGGAGGTGGTAGTGACGCTCCCCTGGAGCTCCGAGGCTCTCTGGACTGCTGGGCGTGCTCAGTGCTGGTGACGGCCCAGAACCTGGTCATCGCTGGGATCAATGCCTGCCTGGCCGGACTGGTGTTCGGACTCATCCTCATCCCCGCCATCGCCATGGTGGTGTTCGGGTTCCTCTGTCATTCTACG gtgcgCCCTCATGGGACGTCGCGCTACTGCTCGGACCTGCTGAATGACGGTGGCTGTGTGGCCCTCCTGGTTGTGGGTTTCCTCCTGGTTACACCCCTCCTGGTCCTGGCTCTGGCCGCCTACTGCCGCCTGGCCCGCCACCTCCAGCTGGGGCTCTGCTTTATACCATACTCCAGGGCTATCTACAAGAACCTGCCCGCCACACAGCACCCTGGCCTGGGAGGGGGCTGCTGTGGAGGCAGTGGcgctggaggggagggagaagggaagg GGTGA